The Deltaproteobacteria bacterium genome contains a region encoding:
- a CDS encoding zinc ribbon domain-containing protein, whose amino-acid sequence MPTYEFFCEKCNKTFTVTMRVSEYQKKKIQCPKCKGKKIKQVISSFQTITSKKS is encoded by the coding sequence ATGCCCACATACGAGTTTTTTTGCGAGAAGTGTAACAAAACGTTCACGGTAACCATGCGTGTCTCAGAATATCAAAAGAAGAAGATCCAGTGCCCAAAGTGTAAAGGAAAAAAAATAAAGCAGGTCATCTCGTCCTTTCAAACCATAACTTCCAAAAAAAGTTGA